The nucleotide window AAGGGCGGGGACATGACCCAAACGTCCGACGTTTGGGATCGTGTCCCAAGCCTGGCCAGCCCCATGCCGAACGGGTTGGGAGCAAGAGTCGCTGCCGGTCAGAACACCCTAATCGGGTCCGCGCGACTTAATGTCCTTCTGAATTCGGCACTCGCCGCCGCGCTGACCGCGCGACTGAGCGCCTCGGTGAAGCCGCGGCTGAAGGCGCGACTGGACGCGCGGTTGAGCACCGCAGTCAGATTGCCATTGAGCGCGTAGCTGAACGCACCGTTCAGGGATGGGCTCGACTGGGCGCTGAGCGCGACGCTGACGGTGCATTTGAACGCCGCGTTCGACCCGGCGATCAACTCGGAGGTGAAGGGCGTGCTAAGTCCTTGATTGACGCCTACATCGATGGCCGCGTTGTACCCGGTCGTGAATTCCGCAGTCAATCCGGGAGTGACTCCCCTCCTGCCGGGTCACGTTGCAGGCATAGCCCCGGGTCGTGAGGTCGCGCCCGGTCAGGCTCAGCAGGACACTGCCGTGATTTCCACGTCCGTCGGTAGATAACATATGAGATGCTACGTTTGAGGGTCCTCGGCTCTCTAATACAGTGAGTGCCCGTATCCCGGCTAATGGCCGGAAAGGAGTTGTACCATGTCCGACGTTGCCCGCCGACTCTCGCGCTGGCAGGCTAAGTACTCGCCCGAGATGGCAGCGCAGACGACCGCCCGTATCTATGCCGACATGAGCGCACGCTACCTGGCTTCGATGGTTGACTTGTGCGCGATGGAACTCGAGACCAAGCAGGTGCTGGACTCAAGCGGCATCGACACTCTGTACATCGTCTTCTACCTCGACTTTGCCCGCCAGCTCTTCAAGCTCTCGCACGGCCGCACCATCTCCGACCCGACCTTGGCGAAGGAAGCGCAGGTACTGCTTGAGAAGTGGCAGCGTCGTGGTCTCGACCCGAACGTCCTTGCCGCAATCCGATTTGAGGTCTTCAGCGTCCCGGCGCCGTGAAGGAGGGTCCCTTTCCTGCTGGTTAGGGATGTCAGGCGGTGAGCCGCAAGCCACCGGCGACAGTCACGGTCCGACACTTGACACCCCAGCCGACAACCCATAGAATCCAGTCGTGACAAAGTCACATTCCGTCACGGAGGTTGGTGTTGTGCCCGAGACCCAAAGGAGGTTTGCGTGAGACGCACACTCAGCATGTGCATTCTGGCGGTCCTCGCCGCGTTCGTCGTCTTTCTAGCCTGCCCGCCCAAGACCGAGGTAGTCAAGATCGGATACCAGAAGACGGAAGTGTATCAACACTTCTTTGCAGCCGTCGGCCAGGGGTACTTCAAGTCAGAGGGACTTCAGGTCGAGCCAGTGGAGTTTGCCTCCGCGAACCAAATGGCGGAGGCACTCATAGCAGGTCGGATCGACGCTACTGGCACGAGCGCGTTCCCAGTGCTTTTCTCGGTGGAGCAGAACAGTCCTAGTCAGTTCAAATTGTACCTAGTCAGCGTGCTGACCGGAGAGAACTTCCCGGACTATGTGATCGTCAAGAAGGGATCCAAGCTCGCCTCGCTTGCCGACCTGAAGGGCAAGAAACTCGGCACCTACCCTGGCTCAACGCTGCTGACGTACGCGAAACAGATACTGAAGCGCTTCATGGACCCGGAGAAGGACGTGCAGATAGTGCAACTCAAACCCGAGGTCCAACTTCAGGCATTGGAGACCGGTCAAGTGGATGCCGTGTTCGCCTTGGAGCCCATACCTTCTCTTGGTGTCACACGCGGAGTGGCACAGGTACTGGAGGAAGCGCCCCTCGCCAAGTACGTCATGGACCCAATGCCCGGAAACGCGAGCGCATTCTCGGCGAGGTTCGCCAAGGAACGACCGCGAGTGGCCGAAAGGGTGAAGAGAGCCATGTACAGAGGTGCGGACTTCGTTTCCGCTGCCGAGAATGCCGCTGAGTCGAAGCGAATGATCGAGAAATGGACGGCCATGGATCCAGGCGTGATCGACAAGCTTCGTCCGCCCAAATACTGGAAGCTCGACGAGATCGACAAGGCTGCAGTGCAGAAACTGGCAGACCTGCTGCTCGCCGGCGGCGCGCTGGACAAGGCCGTCAGTACCGCTGGAGTCTACTATACGGGGAAATAGAGGAGAAAGCACCTTGTGAGCGAGGCCATCAGCATAGAAGGCCTCAGCAAGTCATTTGACGCCAGCCAGGGGAGCGCGCGACGCCTAGCCGTCATCAGCGACCTCAGCTTGGATGTAGGGGCAGGTGAGTTCATCACGGTTTTCGGCCCGAATGGATGCGGCAAGACGACCCTCTTGAACATTCTATCCGGGCTGGTAGACCCTGACCGTGGACGCGTCTCAATTGCGGCGAGGGACGGCGACCGAGCCGTCATGGGCTACGTCTTTCAGAACTTCGCGGCAAGTCTCTTCCCTTGGCTCAGGGTTATCGACAATATCGCATTCCCGCTTGAACTCAGAGGAGTATCCAGATCTCAGAGGCAGGAGA belongs to candidate division WOR-3 bacterium and includes:
- a CDS encoding transporter substrate-binding domain-containing protein, which codes for MRRTLSMCILAVLAAFVVFLACPPKTEVVKIGYQKTEVYQHFFAAVGQGYFKSEGLQVEPVEFASANQMAEALIAGRIDATGTSAFPVLFSVEQNSPSQFKLYLVSVLTGENFPDYVIVKKGSKLASLADLKGKKLGTYPGSTLLTYAKQILKRFMDPEKDVQIVQLKPEVQLQALETGQVDAVFALEPIPSLGVTRGVAQVLEEAPLAKYVMDPMPGNASAFSARFAKERPRVAERVKRAMYRGADFVSAAENAAESKRMIEKWTAMDPGVIDKLRPPKYWKLDEIDKAAVQKLADLLLAGGALDKAVSTAGVYYTGK